One window from the genome of Anticarsia gemmatalis isolate Benzon Research Colony breed Stoneville strain chromosome 8, ilAntGemm2 primary, whole genome shotgun sequence encodes:
- the mRpL12 gene encoding mitochondrial ribosomal protein L12 produces MNGIRIVRNLPLQWRSFSRCAILRQEVAQAATPLTIPVPEGVEKPVSPKIEKIVSEITNLNLLEVSELSKVLKTRLNLPDAPVMPMGGFVAAAPAAQDEEEATPKAVKTSFTVKLTKFDDKQKVALIKEVKNLLEGFNLVQAKKFVESVPTVVKADISKDEAEKLKEALTKVGAIVEIE; encoded by the exons atGAATGGCATTAGGATCGTTAGGAACCTTCCTTTGCAATGGCGCTCATTCTCACGATG TGCTATCCTTCGTCAAGAGGTGGCCCAAGCAGCGACTCCTCTCACCATTCCCGTACCAGAGGGTGTAGAGAAACCAGTCTCACCAAAAATAGAGAAGATTGTCTCTGAAATCACTAACTTAAATCTTCTTGAAGTGTCAGAACTTAGCAAAGTGCTAAAAACCAGGCTAAACTTGCCCGATGCTCCTGTTATGCCGATGGGTGGCTTCGTTGCCGCTGCACCAGCCGCACAGGATGAGGAAGAAGCTACGCCCAAAGCTGTGAAGACTAGCTTCACT GTCAAACTCACCAAATTTGATGACAAACAAAAGGTGGCACTCATCAAAGAAGTCAAGAATCTTCTAGAAGGCTTCAACTTGGTACAAGCCAAGAAATTCGTAGAAAGTGTACCCACAGTAGTCAAGGCTGATATCTCCAAGGATGAAGCGGAAAAACTCAAGGAAGCCCTAACCAAAGTCGGAGCAATTGTAGaaatagaatag
- the LOC142975101 gene encoding integrator complex assembly factor Brat1-like, producing the protein MECAKIQNKLKLLFEKLAEPNYVMDNYYVDGLINKLSNFSDPETECIEKVPLMSDLIIEALQHTERAHNTVKVFLTRVLAIAAQKELHFAKIFMKQGDKILAGFKEICKPNVNPSIKVAHMEVALAIVNHSSGVSWLLETGVWKEILKLCNEKATVFIARQTYKFMADFIWKLNDLADVASVRLLLDNFTDPISKVDFLNVQSLTSEQEEIICKEIDPSLQILYSIVSTENRIQNKTLLMTVLTKEYRLTSHLYIACDFIRSEEPALLMIKLIFWLNLGKVFLVKPLVQGVQFTGEEFLEAAASNFNTVQYLIQRRSVSLVIDYCCACNIILNTICKDYEPQMWLPGANTKIQMRNQLLFISLVPILVFVMYGKLQSEVSDIRISDYISRLLNASCEYTAKAAYALRDLTCELDTLSVILQSVKKIIHLKEHLNDEQANLVFQALFYVLQEYNPVDIYGDLKLQESFEDSEQKDLVMMYVMDSVLSLVSQRNINWHESLEIICLYNVVCNILKRPNLSCKFVVKSLNVITLTVKKFLQPNLSLLMDSKPGSAIHDLGNLIYMKMHDMHWEIRDTALELLHVCTEISFIKFPPFQKQILEHNLINVAATIAFNDYESYVQVSALKCIGAASRISVLWDKLVAEYPDIQDRLLYILRYNEEGIVRKEACNLLCDLYQNIKLTPAFKQTLYEHMVSSALTDFHWEVQVSALKFWKIVYQSFLTNQGMLDGQFPPVTFSKETRKIVTLNETEIQKRLLKILDELAAVGCLTVFVKLLHDDTEVQIMDVTLSTAQELYDILVQYKVHECARPKSGELRSVEELTCHIKEEPEDADDNEEMPDAQSPEHVIEDILNADDVNLLANIYERHMTIQGNKGEAPLKPKIKLLKFASPYLFISYLKNTDFKAVIEEKRKWNDGIRSMSSLLDDMLGLYEVNDEVNSLDCY; encoded by the exons ATGGAATGtgctaaaatacaaaataagttaaaacttttgtttgaaaaacttgCTGAACCTAATTATGTTATGGACAATTATTACGTGGACGGGCTTATCAACAAACTATCTAACTTCTCAGATCCCG AGACAGAATGCATCGAAAAAGTACCATTGATGTCCGATTTAATCATCGAAGCCCTACAACACACGGAACGTGCTCACAATACGGTCAAAGTGTTTCTCACGAGGGTGCTCGCTATCGCAGCACAAAAAGAACTACATTTTGCCAAAATATTCATGAAACAGGGTGACAAAATACTAGCTGGATTTAAAGAAATATGCAAACCTAATGTTAACCCCAGCATTAAAGTGGCGCACATGGAAGTAGCCCTAGCTATAGTCAATCACAGTTCAGGTGTATCGTGGCTCCTTGAAACCGGTGTCTGGAAAGAAATTCTTAAACTATGCAATGAAAAAGCAACGGTGTTTATCGCTCGGCAAACATACAAATTCATGGCCGATTTCATATGGAAATTAAATGATCTAGCCGACGTAGCAAGCGTTAGACTACTATTAGATAATTTCACAGATCCCATTAGCAAAGTGGACTTCTTAAATGTTCAGTCGTTGACCAGTGAACAGGAAGaaataatatgtaaagaaataGATCCTtccttacaaatattatatagcATTGTTAGTACGGAAAATAGAATACagaataaaactttacttatGACTGTGTTGACGAAAGAATACAGATTAACCTCGCATTTGTATATAGCCTGTGATTTTATCAGGTCTGAAGAACCTGCGTTGttgatgataaaattaatattttggctTAATCTCGGTAAGGTTTTTCTTGTAAAACCTTTAGTGCAAGGAGTTCAGTTCACCGGCGAAGAGTTCCTGGAGGCAGCGGCCTCAAACTTCAACACTGTCCAATATTTAATACAGCGTCGGAGCGTGTCATTAGTGATAGACTATTGTTGCGCATGCAATATCATTCTGAACACGATATGTAAGGATTACGAGCCTCAAATGTGGCTGCCAGGTGCGAACACGAAGATACAGATGAGAAATCAGTTGTTGTTTATAAGTTTAGTGCCAATTCTGGTGTTTGTGATGTACGGGAAGCTGCAGTCGGAAGTGAGTGATATAAGAATTAGTGATTACATATCGAGGTTGTTGAACGCGTCGTGTGAGTACACGGCGAAAGCAGCTTACGCGTTAAGGGACCTTACTTGTGAGCTGGACACGTTGTCAGTGATTCTCCAAAGTGTGAAGAAGATTATACATTTAAAGGAGCATTTGAACGACGAGCAAGCCAACTTAGTCTTCCAAGCTCTATTCTATGTTCTTCAGGAGTACAACCCTGTTGATATATATGGAGATCTCAAGTTGCAAGAGTCGTTTGAAGATAGTGAGCAGAAGGATCTCGTGATGATGTATGTGATGGACAGTGTGTTGTCGCTGGTCTCTCAACGCAATATAAACTGGCACGAGAGCTTAGAAATTATATGTTTGTACAACGTCGTTTGTAATATTCTGAAGAGGCCGAACTTAAGTTGCAAG TTCGTGGTGAAGTCCCTGAACGTGATAACGCTAACGGTGAAGAAGTTCCTGCAGCCGAACCTCTCTTTGCTGATGGACTCGAAGCCAGGCTCGGCCATCCACGACCTGGGCAACCTGATCTACATGAAGATGCACGACATGCACTGGGAGATCAGGGACACGGCGCTCGAACTGCTGCATGTGTGCACTGAAATCTCTTTTATTA AGTTCCCACCGTTCCAGAAGCAGATCTTAGAGCACAACCTGATCAACGTGGCCGCGACGATAGCGTTCAACGATTACGAGTCGTACGTGCAAGTGTCTGCGCTCAAGTGCATCGGCGCCGCCAGCCGCATCAGTGTGCTGTGGGACAAGCTGGTCGCAGAGTACCCTGATATACAG GACCGCCTGCTCTACATCCTCCGATACAACGAAGAAGGCATAGTTCGCAAAGAAGCTTGCAACTTGCTCTGCGACCTGTACCAGAACATAAAGCTGACTCCCGCCTTCAAACAGACGCTATACGAACACATGGTATCATCTGCTCTCACAGACTTCCACTGGGAGGTCCAAGTTAGTGCACTCAAATTCTGGAAAATCGTCTACCAGTCTTTCCTCACGAACCAAGGTATGTTAGACGGACAATTCCCACCCGTAACTTTTTCAAAAGAAACTAGAAAAATCGTCACTTTGAACGAAACGGAGATACAAAAAAGACTGCTAAAGATTCTAGATGAATTAGCCGCTGTTGGTTGTCTTACTGTGTTCGTAAAGTTACTTCATGATGACACTGAAGTGCAAATTATGGATGTCACTTTATCCACCGCGCAAGAACTTTACGATATACTTGTACAGTACAAAGTGCATGAATGTGCGAGACCTAAGTCTGGAGAATTGAGGAGCGTGGAGGAATTAACTTGTCATATCAAAGAAGAGCCGGAAGATGCGGACGACAATGAAGAAATGCCTGACGCTCAAAGCCCGGAACACGTTATCGAAGACATATTAAACGCCGATGATGTAAACTTACTAGCGAATATTTACGAAAGGCACATGACAATACAAGGGAATAAAGGCGAAGCGCCTCTCAAACCAAAGATTAAACTGCTGAAATTCGCCTCGccatacttatttataagttatcttaaaaatacGGACTTTAAAGCTGTTATTGAAGAGAAGAGGAAGTGGAACGATGGTATAAGGAGCATGTCTTCGTTGTTAGACGATATGCTCGGTCTGTACGAAGTGAACGATGAAGTTAATTCATTAGATTGTTACTGA
- the LOC142975102 gene encoding integrator complex assembly factor Brat1-like — translation MEVNNNLEKFKLLLQYVIEGKLVINEIDAEKLLHFLDDRSENGPGKLILDSPSFSGFIYHALEYINNASIQAKVFFIEIVTILIKHGIPMQMPDMQDFPALSLKYCVLDNLNNVPPLKLHVACIKLATVHISHCPGLKIIMEQELWKHIYHPTIHHKPKQVSKAAYSFMAKLVWKLNEYNLESELMEVLGYLIEPILASDYLNVQVIDVETDKVLCDKIYAHISALLAVLSETENYVTVNRVISLLRDYYIIDQRLFDIYNATRNPCLLKLLNVCIFRYFFVALANLMFSKRTDEFCKKMAAFYRNYIVKAIQKRDAFVIIDFVIQANIFWSKFEKSHAKELNFPLTFERNGYNFEFSLQIITYLLVPLTKYAALHKFSKMKMFKMTDIIEQFMVKMGRTVTDHIYSSGYMFGMLLEEGGETLRNKVTTHTLKGLLRLRGHINATQAGPIFQSLFYLLEIFILCDGKGALVVNENLMAQDDLRMLSYLLDAMKMLLKEHDIPWYDNLEIISLQADLMNLLKHNFLTTKQVAQVLDLVDICVKKFLSPNMSLLVESKCTQDSTLNEIGGVIKLYTQHEDWEVRDSALNLLNSCTEISFIKYMPLQRVIKEHCLMILAARAGLTDPEYYAQCAALKCLAAATKIDSIWQEVLVDNPDIYSQLFFILRNDTEGMVRKEALNVLTRIYVNQKLPTSFLHALYEIMISAALDDLHWEVQLAALNFWKKAIHTHLTNRGMLDGKFPAVTFSKEKRKIIILNEKEIQRQLTGIMNDLSNIGCLTVLFQCMDDIHHVQVMEQANGIAKDLIQLLDKYDFVDPVETTKPKAIVQQKRMDEDVNVPMDLSFAKREAKRNKVLDSILNEPRSELIFNLHDNYSQMKSEAMDVDTTYLPRREFVLPSQFLANFRKNNYDVIINDKKSFNTDCISSLDGLLDEILHL, via the exons ATGGAAGTGAACAACAATTTGgagaaatttaaattacttttgcaATATGTGATTGAAGGGAAACTTGTGATTAATGAAATTGACGCGGAGAAGTTACTTCATTTTTTGGATGATCGCAGTGAAAAcg GTCCAGGAAAACTCATACTAGACTCACCGAGCTTCTCCGGTTTTATCTATCATGCACTGGAATACATCAACAATGCCAGTATCCAAGCTAAAGTATTCTTCATCGAAATTGTCACGATCCTCATCAAACATGGAATACCCATGCAAATGCCAGACATGCAAGATTTCCCAGCCTTGTCTCTCAAGTACTGCGTTCTCGATAACTTGAATAATGTACCTCCATTGAAACTGCACGTAGCATGTATCAAGTTAGCTACAGTACATATTTCTCACTGCCCCGGATTGAAAATAATCATGGAACAAGAGTTGTGGAAGCACATATACCATCCAACAATTCATCACAAACCTAAGCAAGTATCGAAAGCAGCATACAGCTTCATGGCTAAATTAGTATGGAAGCTCAACGAATACAATTTAGAGTCGGAACTAATGGAAGTACTCGGGTATCTCATTGAACCAATCCTGGCCAGCGATTACCTAAATGTGCAAGTCATCGACGTGGAAACTGATAAAGTACTTTGCGACAAAATTTACGCTCACATTAGCGCGTTACTTGCTGTTTTAAGCGAAACAGAGAACTATGTGACTGTCAACAGAGTTATATCTTTACTCAGGGATTACTATATAATTGATCAAAGATTATTCGACATTTACAATGCGACAAGAAACCCTTGTTTGTTGAAGCTATTAAACGTGTGCATATTCCGGTATTTTTTCGTGGCATTAGCAAATCTTATGTTCAGTAAGAGGACAGATGAATTCTGTAAAAAGATGGCTGCTTTTTACCGCAACTATATAGTGAAGGCGATACAAAAACGAGATGCATTTGTGATTATAGACTTTGTAATACAAGCTAATATATTTTGGTCGAAATTTGAGAAATCGCACGCGAAAGAATTGAATTTTCCCCTAACGTTTGAGAGGAATGGCTACAACTTTGAGTTTTCTCTGCAAATAATCACTTATTTGTTGGTGCCGTTGACTAAATACGCTGCACTGCATAAGTTTTCTAAGATGAAGATGTTTAAGATGACGGACATTATAGAACAGTTTATGGTGAAGATGGGGAGGACTGTCACCGATCATATATACTCCAGTGGTTATATGTTCGGGATGTTGTTAGAAGAAGGTGGGGAGACGCTCAGGAACAAAGTGACGACTCACACTTTAAAAGGCTTGCTAAGATTACGTGGTCATATTAATGCGACTCAAGCAGGGCCTATATTCCAAAGCTTGTTTTATTTGCTGGAAATATTCATTCTATGCGATGGTAAAGGGGCCCTGGTAGTGAATGAGAACCTCATGGCCCAGGATGACTTGAGGATGCTGTCGTACTTGCTGGATGCTATGAAGATGCTACTAAAAGAACATGATATACCATGGTATGATAATCTGGAAATCATCAGTCTTCAAGCAGATCTCATGAATTTATTGAAGCATAATTTTTTGACGACTAAG CAAGTGGCGCAAGTCCTAGATCTAGTGGACATTTGCGTGAAGAAGTTCCTTTCACCGAACATGTCACTTCTCGTGGAGTCTAAGTGCACGCAAGACAGCACGTTGAACGAGATCGGCGGAGTGATCAAGTTGTACACCCAGCACGAAGACTGGGAGGTGCGGGACTCTGCGCTTAACCTACTTAATAGCTGCACGGAAATATCCTTTATTA aaTACATGCCACTACAGCGAGTGATAAAAGAGCACTGCCTCATGATCCTCGCGGCTAGGGCTGGCCTGACCGACCCGGAGTACTACGCGCAGTGCGCCGCGCTCAAGTGTCTCGCCGCTGCCACCAAGATCGACAGCATATGGCAAGAAGTACTCGTTGACAACCCTGATATTTAC TCACAACTATTCTTCATCCTACGCAACGACACTGAAGGCATGGTGCGAAAGGAGGCGTTAAACGTTCTAACAAGAATATACGTCAATCAGAAACTACCCACAAGTTTCCTACACGCGTTATACGAGATCATGATCAGTGCGGCGTTAGACGACTTACATTGGGAAGTGCAACTCGCCGCATTAAACTTCTGGAAGAAAGCAATACACACACACCTCACTAACCGAGGAATGCTTGACGGCAAATTCCCCGCAGTAACATTCTCTAAAGAAAAACGAAAAATTATCATTCTCAATGAGAAAGAAATACAACGACAACTGACAGGAATAATGAATGATTTATCAAATATAGGATGTTTGACAGTACTTTTTCAATGTATGGACGATATTCATCATGTACAAGTTATGGAACAAGCTAACGGTATAGCGAAAGATTTAATACAGTTATTGGATAAGTATGACTTTGTAGATCCTGTTGAAACTACGAAGCCTAAAGCGATTGTACAACAAAAACGTATGGACGAAGATGTCAATGTACCTATGGATCTATCTTTCGCTAAACGTGAAGCGAAGAGGAACAAAGTGTTAGACAGTATTTTGAACGAACCGCGAAGTGAATTGATATTCAATCTTCATGATAATTATAGTCAAATGAAGTCCGAAGCGATGGATGTCGATACAACGTACTTACCTCGCAGAGAATTTGTGTTACCGAGTCAATTCTTAGCgaattttcgtaaaaataattatgatgttaTAATTAATGATAAGAAGAGTTTCAACACAGATTGTATTAGTAGTTTAGACGGATTGTTAGATGAAATATTACACTTGTAA